A single Corticium candelabrum chromosome 12, ooCorCand1.1, whole genome shotgun sequence DNA region contains:
- the LOC134187607 gene encoding uncharacterized protein LOC134187607, whose amino-acid sequence MSTICCPYTRCRQENVLKRILAHIRDSHCSDDCPTDFIEEHGLSKCPGCSQWFLKLQQHASKCCRSSSVTATPQATLTTSTPALPPPNSRKPRAPEDTAFGTAFESCWSSLDREGDAWRLIDSFTTEAILDWTPLRTVQNVTPALRAMFQDCCAIALRKIEEEPANDRGWKLLLLLSGMLLQPHARGGKVGTREVKAIYTRFLQFHWQEMILNRSHLSRSTPSTEVDQRKKAALSLVHCGELSRASRVLTSQGFAPATDDTVAQLLSKHPHRMISSHRPEETSKMESDSVNPISLKKEAFFNAIRKAPRGSGAGPSGWRYEHLNTLLENDLTCELLYLVCSLIAGGKVPNSVLPLLTASRLIALPKANDDVRPIAIGEVIRRATAKAICSQMNSSFASYFKPIQHGIATPGGAELLVHHLSFLMENNPGLSVLCTDVKNAFNSVSRDSILSQVMKVFPEIYHHVRQMYDSPSTLIYVKGKDIVKLQSEEGVHQGDPLGPVLFSIALQPIIASVQDRHQDTTMLAYLDDVYVVGLPESSISVLMM is encoded by the coding sequence ATGTCGACCATCTGTTGCCCATACACCCGTTGTAGACAAGAAAACGTGCTCAAACGAATTCTGGCACATATCAGGGACTCTCACTGCTCAGATGATTGTCCAACAGATTTTATTGAAGAACATGGGTTGTCCAAATGTCCTGGATGCTCACAGTGGTTTTTGAAGCTTCAACAACATGCTTCCAAGTGTTGTAGGTCATCCAGCGTAACCGCAACGCCTCAGGCTACGCTTACTACGTCAACACCGGCTCTGCCACCTCCAAACTCAAGGAAGCCAAGGGCACCTGAGGACACTGCTTTTGGAACGGCCTTTGAATCATGTTGGTCTTCCTTGGATCGAGAAGGTGACGCTTGGCGCCTGATAGACTCCTTCACAACGGAAGCCATACTGGACTGGACGCCGCTTAGAACAGTGCAGAATGTAACACCTGCATTACGCGCGATGTTTCAGGACTGCTGCGCTATTGCTTTGAGAAAGATTGAAGAGGAACCAGCAAATGACAGAGGATGGAAACTTCTCCTACTTCTTTCCGGGATGCTTCTCCAACCGCATGCACGTGGCGGTAAAGTGGGCACGCGGGAGGTCAAGGCAATTTACACACGGTTTCTACAATTTCATTGGCAAGAAATGATTCTAAATCGGAGTCACTTATCACGCTCTACTCCTTCTACAGAAGTTGATCAGAGGAAGAAAGCTGCACTAAGTCTAGTTCATTGTGGAGAATTGTCACGTGCATCAAGAGTTCTAACTAGTCAGGGTTTTGCCCCTGCTACAGACGACACAGTGGCACAGTTACTATCCAAGCATCCACATCGTATGATATCTTCACATCGACCAGAGGAAACCTCAAAAATGGAGTCAGATTCAGTTAATCCCATTTCTCTGAAAAAGGAGGCATTTTTCAATGCAATCAGGAAAGCACCAAGAGGAAGTGGTGCTGGCCCTTCTGGCTGGCGTTATGAGCACCTGAATACTCTTTTGGAGAATGACTTAACTTGCGAACTGCTATATCTAGTGTGTTCTCTAATCGCTGGAGGCAAAGTTCCAAATTCAGTCTTGCCTCTCCTGACAGCGTCTCGTCTCATCGCCTTACCTAAAGCAAACGATGATGTTAGACCTATTGCGATTGGTGAAGTGATTCGAAGAGCTACTGCTAAGGCTATTTGTAGCCAGATGAATAGTTCTTTTGCTTCTTACTTCAAGCCAATTCAACATGGAATTGCAACACCTGGTGGGGCTGAGCTTTTAGTTCATCACCTTTCATTCCTTATGGAGAATAACCCAGGCTTGTCTGTTCTCTGTACCGATGTCAAAAATGCCTTCAATTCAGTATCGAGAGACAGTATTCTAAGTCAGGTCATGAAAGTGTTTCCTGAAATATACCATCACGTGAGGCAAATGTATGACAGTCCGAGTACCTTGATTTATGTCAAGGGGAAAGATATAGTGAAACTACAATCAGAGGAAGGAGTTCACCAGGGTGACCCTCTTGGTCCAGTCCTGTTCTCAATTGCTTTACAACCAATCATTGCCTCAGTTCAAGACCGTCATCAAGATACAACTATGCTGGCGTATTTGGATGACGTATATGTTGTTGGTTTGCCTGAATCTTCCATCTCAGTCTTGATGATGTAA
- the LOC134188084 gene encoding uncharacterized protein LOC134188084 has translation MRSLQGRGAGGWLETVPTSDKHALKQNEFRLASCLRLGVCLPFSQLLVKCECGAELDREGYHLITCKYGGGPVWTHNTLVSGWSECLSDLLICHQIEPRHRYIHTEDRPDITFYDVDSGTTKEIDVAMAHPWSKDTIKGASTTCGYAATKREARKEVKYRKESLPDGSKPFVTPLVFEHFGRWGPKAEEFLNELAKKSKDMLGRKNEAAFRSYWRRRFSVIIQKCNSRVVLRKLSRLSLNCLDGQDKLEMDKAIHSSIH, from the coding sequence ATGAGATCCttgcaaggacgaggggcgGGAGGATGGCTTGAAACAGTCCCCACTTCAGACAAGCACGCACTAAAGCAGAATGAATTTCGTCTAGCGTCTTGTCTGAggttgggtgtctgtctgccattcagtcagctccttgtaaaatgtgagtgtggagcagagctggacagagaaggatatcacttgattacatgtaagtatgggggaggtcctgtctggacgcacaacaccctagtttctggatggagcgagtgtctcagcgatttgctcatatgccaccagattgagccaagacacagatacatccacactgaagatagaccagacatcacattttacgacgtagactcaggaacaacaaaagagatagatgttgctatggctcatccctggagcaaagataccatcaagggagcgtccacgacatgtggatatgcagcaacaaaacgagaggcaaggaaggaagtaaagtatcgcaaagaatcattaccagatggttctaagccttttgttactcctctggtgttcgaacactttggtcgttggggacccaaagcagaggaatttttaaatgaacttgcaaagaagtccaaagacatgctgggaaggaaaaatgaagcagcgtttagaagctattggagaagaagattttctgtgattattcagaaatgtaacagtagagttgttttaagaaagctatctaggctttcattgaattgtttggatggacaagacaagctagagatggacaaagccattcatagttctattcattaa